In a genomic window of Thalassophryne amazonica chromosome 12, fThaAma1.1, whole genome shotgun sequence:
- the ndufb3 gene encoding NADH dehydrogenase [ubiquinone] 1 beta subcomplex subunit 3, producing the protein MGGDHVPSKMSMPDWQQWKVKGTPLEFTQQRLEARGLKDPWLRNEAWRYSGGFARPVTITEVLFRGFRWGFAAFAVALAIEYSFFPPKKGGH; encoded by the exons ATGGGAGGTGATCACGTCCCCAGCAAGATGTCTATGCCAGACTGGCAGCAGTGGAAAGTGAAAGGAACACCGCTAGAGTTCACACAACAGAGGCTGGAAGCCAGGGGCCTGAAGGACCCATGGTTACG tAATGAGGCATGGAGATATTCGGGTGGGTTCGCTCGACCTGTGACAATAACAGAGGTGCTGTTCAGAGGATTCAGGTGGGGTTTTGCTGCCTTTGCTGTTGCCCTGGCGATAGAATACTCCTTCTTCCCCCCAAAGAAAGGTGGCCACTGA
- the LOC117522437 gene encoding UDP-glucuronosyltransferase-like, giving the protein MFFLQDLESWVSGEHGFIVFTLGTVMSFLPQETTKVFLEAFRQIPQKVIWRFTGPLPENVPENVKIMKWVPQNDLLAHRGARAFITHAGSHSLFEGLCHAVPMLMVPIIADQPDNAQRLVSREVGVVLDIYSLSTESLLQGLNDVINNTKYKENMQKLSALHNDRPLDPLELSVYWTEFVMRHKGAKHLKAALHNLNWFQYFSLDVAAFLAGVVLFVAVVTVKCMKLWLRKLSRKRKQD; this is encoded by the exons ATGTTTTTTCTGCAGGACCTAGAATCCTGGGTGTCAGGGGAGCATGGGTTCATAGTGTTCACACTGGGTACCGTAATGTCATTTCTGCCTCAAGAAACAACCAAAGTCTTCTTAGAAGCCTTCAGGCAGATTCCACAGAAG GTAATATGGAGGTTCACTGGTCCACTTCCTGAAAATGTCCCAGAAAATGTGAAGATAATGAAATGGGTGCCTCAGAATGACCTGCTGG CACATCGTGGAGCTCGTGCTTTCATCACTCACGCTGGCTCACACAGCCTCTTTGAGGGTCTGTGCCATGCAGTTCCCATGCTCATGGTGCCAATTATTGCGGACCAGCCTGATAATGCACAGCGATTGGTGAGCAGGGAAGTGGGTGTGGTGTTGGACATTTATTCTCTCTCTACTGAAAGCCTCCTTCAAGGACTGAATGATGTCATCAACAACACCAA GTATAAAGAAAATATGCAGAAACTTTCAGCGCTCCATAACGACCGGCCGCTTGACCCTCTGGAACTTTCTGTTTACTGGACAGAGTTTGTAATGAGGCACAAAGGAGCAAAACACCTCAAAGCTGCTCTTCATAACCTCAACTGGTTTCAGTACTTCAGTCTGGATGTTGCAGCCTTCCTGGCTGGAGTGGTGCTGTTTGTTGCTGTGGTGACAGTAAAATGCATGAAACTGTGGCTAAGGAAACTGAGCAGGAAGAGGAAGCAGGACTAA